The Chrysoperla carnea chromosome X, inChrCarn1.1, whole genome shotgun sequence genome includes a region encoding these proteins:
- the LOC123302299 gene encoding uncharacterized protein LOC123302299 produces the protein MDKNDYSAKIEKMLNEGPYRVQRSDPLITIVNDVKDTLKACPKLINNQLKFQLQCSNPVTPRLYCLPKIHKQDGSMRHIVSGINSPTYKIAKWLVNKFQTLNNESDSSSVKNSIDLINKIKDTELAPSAVLMSFDVKALFPSVPIPEAIKAFEKWLKNQGLHMDEVTELVKLTRLCMRQNVFTFEGKYYKQTFGTSMGNPLSPFLSNIFMSDLEEQAQQTFSYFPAVWYRVYPKSPIKTGEIQLRVYPKSPIKTGEIQLILLHKN, from the exons ATGGACAAAAATGATTATTcagcaaaaatagaaaaaatgctCAACGAAGGTCCATACAGAGTTCAAAGATCGGATCCATTAATCACAATCGTAAACGATGTAAAGGACACTTTAAAAGCATGTCCAAAGTTGATCAACAACcaactaaaatttcaattacagtGTTCGAACCCTGTAACACCTCGTCTATATTGTTTAccaaaaatacacaaacaagATGGATCCATGCGACACATAGTTTCAGGTATAAATTCTCCAACatacaaaattgcaaaatgGCTAGTAAACAAAttccaaacattaaataacGAATCAGATTCGTCTTCCGTCAAAAAtagtattgatttaattaacaaaataaaggaTACGGAATTGGCACCAAGTGCAGTTCTAATGTCATTTGATGTCAAAGCTTTGTTTCCCAGTGTTCCAATACCAGAAGCAATAAAAGCGTTCGAAAAATGGCTTAAAAATCAAGGTTTACACATGGATGAAGTAACAGAATTGGTAAAATTAACACGCCTATGCATGAGGCAAAATGTGTTTACCTTCGAAGGTAAATACTACAAACAAACATTTGGAACGTCTATGGGCAATCCGTTATCTCCGTTCTTGAGCAACATCTTCATGTCAGACCTCGAAGAACAAGCCCAACAAACATTCAGTTATTTTCCCGCTGTCTGGTACAG AGTTTACCCTAAATCACCAATCAAAACCGGTGAAATTCAGTTAAG